A portion of the Eubacterium maltosivorans genome contains these proteins:
- a CDS encoding (4Fe-4S)-binding protein, whose product MTEKELIEKGYKKYTGKDIDVFYNKDMCCHSGNCTHGNGEVFKVCRRPWILPDNASAEEVRTVVETCPSGALQYIMKK is encoded by the coding sequence TTGACTGAAAAAGAACTGATTGAAAAAGGCTATAAAAAATACACCGGCAAGGATATTGACGTTTTCTATAATAAAGACATGTGCTGCCACTCAGGTAATTGTACTCACGGCAACGGGGAGGTGTTCAAGGTCTGCCGCAGGCCCTGGATTCTGCCTGACAACGCCTCTGCCGAGGAAGTAAGGACTGTTGTGGAAACCTGCCCCAGCGGTGCTTTGCAATACATTATGAAAAAATAA